ACATCAGGTATCATGTCTGGTGAATTACCATGGATTATGATTATCGTTGGGGTTGCAATGGCAATTGTATTATACTTCTTGGAATTACCAATTATGACTGTTGCGATTGGTTTTTACTTACCAATTTCAACAACATCAATTATTTTAATTGGCGCTTTAATTAAAGTGTTCATCGATAAAGTTACGGGTGATGAAGCTGTTAAGAATAACCGAATCCAAAGTGGGATTAGTTTATCTTCAGGTTTAATCGCTGGTGGTTCGATTATCGGCTTAATCGGGATTATCCTCCATGTCACAGGTGTTCTAAAAGACCGCGTGATTTCAGGCTTTGCAAGCAGTAACGAAATGGCATTGATTCTCTTAGTTGTCATGATTGTTGCGATTGCAGCACCATTGATGATGATCAAAAAAGGAGGAGATAGCGAAGATGAGGAAGCAAAAGGCTGAGGTTGATTTAAATCAACTAATCTTTGCTAAAGTACCAGAAGTTAAGTTCCAATTAAAAGCGGGACAGGTAACGATTATTCGTCCTCAGGATCATTGGATTCAACGATTCTTTAGACGGTTACACGTCAAAATTCCAGCTGAATCAAAATTGACGCTGGATGATTATGGTAGTTTCGTATTTAGACACGTTAATGGTCAGCGGAGTGTTTATCAGATTGGCCAAGCACTCGCAGCCGAATATGATGAAACAAACGACTATCTATATGAACGATTACTCGTTTATTTAAATCATTTAGAACAAACTGAACATTTAATCAAACGTGTGACGGATTGAGTTAATTAAAGTTGTGAATCATGATTAAAATAGCTTATAGATAAAGGAGTTTTTCAAATGACAGACAGAATCGAGTTATCCGCATGTACTTCAATGATGGTGGGCAAGAATGCGTCAATTGATGGCTCTACGATGATTTCGCGTAATGAAGATCGCTTTTATGCGATCCACCCTAAACGTTTCTTCGTACAACCAGCAGTGCACAATCGGCATGAAACATATGTTTCTAAATATAATGGGTTAACCATGCCCTTACCAGAAGAAGGGTATCGTTATACTTCCACTCCTAATGGTGATTTAAGCGATGGTTTGAATGAAGAAGACGGCATTAACGAGAAAAACGTCGCACTTTCTGCCACAGAAAGTGTCTACGCTAACGAACGGGTTTTAGCATATGATCCGTTGATTAAGAATGGTTTAGCAGAAGACTCAATGTGTTCACTCGTATTACCCTATATTAACTCAGCACGCGAAGGGGTTAAGTTGATGGGCGATATCGTTACAAAATATGGCTCAGCCGAAGGTAATGGTGTTCAATACAGTGATGAAAATGAAGTTTGGTATCAAGAAATCGTAACAGGACATCACTGGGTAGCTGTTAAGATTCCTGATGATTGTTACGCAGTTGCAGCAAACCAAGTTGCAATTGAAAATATTGATTTTAATGATCCTGATAACTACATGTGGTCAGATGGTATTCAAGAATTTGTTAGTGAAAATCATTTGAATCCAAGTGACACAGAATGGAATTTCCGGAAGATTTTTGGAACGGATACCGAAAAAGACCGTCACTACAACACACCACGTGTTTGGTATGCACAACGTTATCTCAATCCAGAAATTAAACAGGAACCAGAATCAAGTGATTTACCATTTATCCGGAAAGCAAACCGCAAATTAAGTGTGGAAGATGTTCAATATGTGTTAAAATCACATTATAACGAAACAGAATATGATCCGCTTGGTAATGGGACGGAAGAACAAAAGACGACTTATCGCGCAATTTCGCTTTCACGGACACAAAATTCCCATATTTGTCAGATTAGAAATAATGTGCCTGATGCGGTGAAAGGTGTTCAATGGTTAGGTTTTGGTGTACCGACATTCTGCCCTCACGTACCTTTCTTTACGAATGCAAATGATACGGATGAAACTTATCGGGAATTGCCTGAAAAGATGACTTTAAAGAATGCTTATTGGTTACACGAAGCTTTAGCAATGGTTGTAGAATCACACTACGGTGCGTTTAAACAAGCTGATATCGATTATCAAAAGGCATTATCAGAATGGGCAAGAACTAAGATTGCTGCAACTGATAAAGCAATTGAAAATCAAACTGACGCCGTAGCCTTTTTGACAGCTCAAAATCATGAGATTGCAACGCACTATAACGAAGCAACCACTGATTTGTTAGCACAATTAGTTACTGAAGGGACACAACTGTCTAAGTTAACGTTTGTGATGGATAAGAATCTTTAGGTCTAATCGGGCTTTTAATTAATTTGTCACACTTCCAAGGGGGGAGTGTGACTTTTTTTGGTGGAGGTGCTGAGAATGACTGATTTAAAAATGAGTTCCAAACGAATTGTGGTGGCAATGATTTATGGTTTTTTAGCAGCGGTCAGTGTGAATTTATTTTTGATTCCTGCTAAGACGTATTCCAGTGGTGTAACTGGGGTAGCACAATTATTAACGGCGTTTGTTGCCCACCTTGGTGGTTCTTTGAGTGTGGCGGCCTTAGTGTTTATCCTGAATGTGCCGCTGTTAGTATTGGCATGGTTTAAAATCAATCATCAATACGCAATTTTCAGTATTGTTGCTGTCTTTACGAGTGTTATTTTTTTGAAGATTATTCCAGTACCGGTTCAACCGATTATTACTGAACGTTTTGCAGGGGCCTTATTTGGAGGGGCCTTGATTGGTCTAGGCGTTGGACTTTGTTTTAGAGCGGGCTTTTCCACTGGGGGAACTGATGTTATTGTGACCCTTGTTGGTCGGTTAACAGGCAAGCGAGTGGGTGCCGTGAACAACGTCATTAACGGTATGATTATCCTCGCTGCTGGTATTTTCTTTGGTTGGGGTGCTGCTTTATATAGTATCGTTGAAATCTTCGTATCGAGCTTATTAATGGACTATATTTACACGCAACAACAAAAGGTGACAGTAACGATCTTTACGAAGCAACCTGAAGCTCTAAAGAAACGGATGCGCGAATTTATCCATGGTGCGACCGAATTGGATGGGACGGGCTTATATACGAATCAGGAGACATCTGTGATTATGACAGTTGTTTCTAAATATGATTTGACCGCCCTTAAATTAGTGGTGCAAGATGCAGACCCAAATGCGTTTGTTAATATTCAATCGACAATGAATTTATGGGGTCGCTTTGAAAGTAATGAATAAAAAAGAGCCGATTCAACAAGATTAATTGTTGAATCGGCTCTTTTAGGACTATTTTGTTTTAGCGGCTTTCAATTGTTTAAGATTAACAACAATTTTGTTGTTTAATTCCGAAACGTTAGCTTTATCAACTGCGTCGAAATCCGTGATGGTGACTAAAGCTGAGTTTTCATATACCTTTTCGACAGTTCCTGTAAAAGCTGACTCTAGATCTTCGTTGACTTTACCAGTGACAATATCACCGATATTGAGATTTTCTTTATCCATCGTAAAAACTCCTTTAGACATAATAAAATTACCAAATAAGGTGATAATAAACTATGTCACTCTAAATAGCAAGCTCTAACCAAGTAAAAAGAAAATAAATCTGTGACACAATTGCTGATAGCTATTTAATTTATAAAGTAAATAGGCTAGAATAGAGTTGTGTTAGCGATTACAAAAGCGGCTGAAAAAGGAGTTATTATGGAACCTTACTTAGTTTTTTCAGATATTGATGGGACATTAGTCATTGATCATCAAATTGTCACACCATTTACGAAGCGGGTTATTCGAGAACTACAGCAACGAGATGTGATATTTTATATTGCAACCGGACGAATGTATAATCTTGGAAAAGTAATTGCACGTCAAATTAATGATGATGCACGAATTATTGCCTCTAATGGTGCTGTATTTGAAAATGAGCAAGGAAGTGTTCAACATCATTTAGGCCACGCTGCGCTAAAAGCAGCTTACGAAATCACACAATCAAATCCGCGATTATCAGCCCATTTTTTTACGACTGATGCGGCATATTATACACGTGAAATTCCGCGGTTTGTGGCACGTGATGCGGGGAACCTCACCAGTATGGGGGCCGAAATTGCTTATGACTCAGTCAATGATTTAGATACTTTGCTAGCGATGAGTAATCAGATTATTAATGGTATTATTGTTGCGAAAGGTGAACCAGCATTACTAGCGTCAGTGAAACAATACCTAGCTGAACAAGATGTGATGAATTTATCATCATCCGGACCGGATAATATCGAATTAATTCCTAAGGGAATCGATAAGGCAACGGCGATTCGCCAAATTCAAACCCTACATGGGATTGATGCAGATCATACCTTTGTTTTTGGGGATGGTCAAAATGATCTTGGCATGTTACAAGCGGCTAAGTATAGTGTTGCAATGGGAAATGCTTTACCAGAAGTAAAAGCAGTCGCTAATTATGTGACGGAGAGTAATGTTAACGATGGTGTCGCTAAGTTTTTACAAAAACATTTTGAATTATCATTATCAGATTCAGAAGTTGGCCTTTAGGGACTTGACCCGCTTTTTATTTTTCGATATACTTATATCACGGTCAACAATTAGCCGTGATTATGCTGTTTTAGCTCAGTAGGTAGAGCATCACCATGGTAAGGTGGGGGTCGTCGGTTCAAATCCGATAAACAGCTTAATAATCATTCGAATTAAAGACTGTTGCTAATGTGCAACGGTCTTTTTTTGTACCAAAAAAGGAAACGCTTAGGCAATCGTTTCCTTAGTGGTTGTAATGTTTTGGTAGTATTGAGGATCGAGGCTAGTAATGAGTGGGCTGAGGGTACCAATTCCCAACAAGGTTAAGTCGTGCATGGCACGCGTCATCAGTGTGTAGAGTAAGTCAACGTCACTTGATTGGCCAAAGGTGGTTGCTGAAATGTCGTAACCAATGACAGCATCGAATTCGAGACCTTTAGCGAGATATAACGGTAATACTAAAACACCTTTTGGCAATGAGCGGGTGGTTTCGGAGATGAGTGTTACCTGATCATCGGGAGTCAGGCTGGCGAAAAGTTGGCGCGCCGTTTGTTGATCCTTGGTTAAAATGGCGATAGTTGCATGCCGTTTTTGTAGGTGGAAAATTTCTTGCGTTAAGGCATTTAAACTAGCTTCCTTAGTGGCTGTGATGACACGAGGGAGCCGTCCATCACGACTAAAGGCTTGCAAGGCTGTTTCTTTAGGCAATAAGGCTTTTGCGAAATTCGTGATGGGGGCAGTCGCGCGATAGCTCTTCGTCAAACTAATTTGGTTAGTTTTTAGTTTTGGAAAAGCCGCGCAGAGGCGTTCAATGAAATTACCGGCTTGATAAGTAGCGGTAAAGACGTCCTGCGCGTAATCGCCGAGCACGGTGAATTTAGCGTTCGGGAAAGCATGCTGGAGATAAACGAATTGCGCAATGCTATAATCTTGCATCTCATCGACGAATAAGTATTGAATGCTGTGATTTTGACCACTATCGGTTAATAAATCACGGAGATACAGAATTGGCGCTGCGTCACTTAAACCGACGAGGTGGCGTTCATTATTTTGAGCGACTGTTTCAATCATTGCTTCCCAAACGGCAACCGGAATTGTAGCCGGACAAGCTGTCCGTAGGAAGTTTTGATATTCAGTATACACATCCAAAAAGTAATCGTTATAAATAGCATCGTATAAATCAGCAAAATAATTTTGAACAATTTCCCGGGCAATAAATGCTTGTTCTAAATCGCCAGAATCAAATTCGCGATCACCGACGATGGCACGGTAGTCATCATCTGATAAGGTATCGATTTTTTCAGCGACCCAATCAAGGTGCACTTCTAAATTAATTTGGCGTTTAAGTCGTTTAATGAGGGTATTTTTAGTGGCAATAAATTTATCACCGGGACGCATATTATGTGGGAGATCGAGATAAATTTTATTAATTTGCGCTTTTGTGAAGAACGGACGATCTTCAAAGTAGAGGTCATTGAAGGCCAATGGCTGTGTAGAAACCTGTTTAACATAATCCGCAATTTGTTGCATAAAGGGGGCACTTTCTTTAAAGCGGCGCATTGCTTGCGTCATTTCTGGGAAACTCGTTTGGTCTTTTTCAAAACGATCGAAGAGTGTTTCAACTTGAAGCCCCGAGAAACGATGACTTAAAAATTCAGCCATCGTCACTTGGCGCATATTCTTTTCCCCTAAACTAGGCAGCACCTCAGAAATATAGTGACTGAATAAGCGATTAGGTGAAAAAAGGACCATTTGATCGGCTTCTAAGTGACTACGACTGTGATAGAGTAAGAAAGCGATGCGTTGTAAAACAGCGGAGGTTTTACCGCTGCCGGCGACCCCTTGGACAATCAGCAAATCGGCAGTGGTATCACGGATAATATCGTTTTGTTCTTTTTGAATTGTTGCAACGATATTTTGCATGTACTCATCACTTTGTTGGCCGAGGACGGCTTGCAGAAGTTCGTCGCCCACTGTTTCGTTTGTATCAAAAAGATGTTCAATTTGACCGTTTTTAATCTTGAACTGCCGTTTTAGTGTTAAATCAACTTTAACGGGGCCATTAGGCGTGTCGTAACTGACGGTTCCTAATGTGCCATTATAGTAAATACTAGCGATTGGTGCTCGCCAATCATAAACCAAGAATTGGTCTTGTTCGTTGATAAAAGTGGCGGTCCCGATGTAGAGTGATTCTTCCTCACCGTCTTCATTGATATCAATCCGGCCAAAATAAGGAGAGTCAACTAAATCCGTTAGTCGTTTTTGTTGCGTCGTTAAGAGTTTCTCGTTTTCAACGGCCGCTGCGACTAGTTGTTTTTGCTGTTGGACAGCAGCGTTGGTTTCCATCCGATCATCGACTTCGGTGATATTGACCTTGGTAGTATCACCATAACGTTGTTCAATATCTTTAGTTTCATTATAGGCATTGTCCAATTGCTGGTTGATAACCGTTAGCCGTTGATTGACTTGGTCAACCGTTAAATCAACACGGGCTTGTTCTTGTTGTTGCGTATCTTCTTGTAGCATGGCGACCTCCAGATGTTAGTTGTTATATTATAGTCGTGTTATTAGAAAAAAGCGACCGTTTGACATTCATTTTAAAATCCGTTAGTATGACAGTAATTCAACAAACAGAGTGAAGGATAAGTAGCAACTTTAACTTTTTGTACAGGAAGCGGCGGTACTGAGAAGTCGTCAAAAGCAAGTTGTGAATGGGCCTTTAATCGGGAGCTGGTGATAAGCCAGTTCGGGTAGCGCCCTTATCGCATAAGTGGCACGATTTTTTCGTGCAATTTAGGTGGTACCACGTCTAAGCGTCCTAATTGTGAACAACAATTAGGACGTTTTTTTAGTTGATAAGTAAAAATTGGAGGACCTTATTATGGCAAAAAAAATCATCTTAACCGGCGATCGACCAACTGGTAAATTACACATTGGGCATTACATCGGATCATTGCGCAACCGAGTTGCGATGCAAGACTCAGGCGAATACGAAACATTCATTATGATTGCTGATCAACAAGCCTTAACGGATAATGCGCGCGATCCTGAAAAGATTCGTAACAGCCTTTTTCAAGTCGCTTTGGATTATTTATCAGTAGGCATCGATCCTGCTAAAACAACCGTCTTTGTGCAATCGCAAATTCCAGCTTTAAGTGAATTAACAATGCATTACTTGAACCTTGTGACGGTTTCGCGGTTGCAACGCAACCCAACTGTTAAAGCTGAAATTCAACAAAAGAACTTTGAACAAAGTATTCCAGCTGGTTTTTTAATTTATCCTGTTAGTCAAGCTGCTGATATTACAGCGTTCAAAGCAACAACCGTCCCAGTTGGCGATGATCAAGAACCAATGTTGGAACAAACCCGCGAAATCGTCCGGACATTCAATAACGTTTATGGCCAAGAAATTTTGGTTGAACCAGAAGGCGTCTTCCCACCAAAAGGTGAAGGTCGCTTACCTGGCTTAGACGGGAACGCCAAGATGAGTAAGTCATTGGGCAACGCCATCTACCTATCAGACGACGCTGAAACGCTTGAAAAGAAAGTCATGTCAATGTACACTGATCCATTGCATATCAAAGTAACCGATCCTGGTCACATTGAAGGCAACACTGTCTTTACTTATTTAGATGCTTTTGATGATGATCATGAAAAAGTGGCTGAACTCAAAGCACAATATCAAGCTGGTGGTTTGGGTGATGTGAAGATTAAACGTTACTTAAACGAAGTCTTGCAAGCTAAATTCGCACCAATTCGTGAACGTCGTGCTGAATTCGAAAAGAATCCAGCAGCCGTTTATAAGATGTTAGAAGAAGGTAGCAAGAAAGCAAATGCCGTTGCAGAACAAACGCTTAAAGAAGTACGCGATGCAATGGGGATTAATTATTTCAACTAAATTTTGTTAATGAAAGCTTGATTGAACGCCAGTTAGGAGATCAATCAAGCTTTTCTTATGGCATTAAAAAAGTGAAAAAAGTTAAGCCTTTTTATGGTAATTTACTAGTGCATATGAGAAACTTAACTCAATTTATTGAGTCTGAAAATGCTCTTTCAATCAACCGCAGTGGGTTATATTTAGCGCGTGAGAAAAAGGGGGAATTCATATGCATGATTTTACTAAGGGTAATCCATTAAAAGTGATTATTTTGTTTACCGGACCATTGTTGATTGGTAATATTTTTCAACAATTATACAGTGTTATTGATACTCTAATTGTTGGACGAACAATTGGTGTCAATGCCTTGGCAGCTGTTGGATCGACTGGTGGCTTAAATATGCTGATTATTGGTTTTTGTACAGGGACGACAGCTGGTTTATCGATTTTGACAGCCCAACGTTATGGTGCACAAGATTATCGCGGTGTGAAGCGTAGTTTTGCAACGAGTATCCTAATTAGTTTGGTGATTACAGTAATCTTAACCATTTTGAGTATGGTGTTTTCGCGGCAAATATTAGTTTTGATGAAGACACCAACGGCGATTATTGCTGATGCCCAGCAGTTTATTATGATAATTTTCGCTGGTATTTTTGCTTCCATGGCTTTTAATTTATTATCGAATATTATCCGAGCACTGGGTGATAGTCGAACCCCACTTTTTTTCTTAATTGTGGGCGTGGTGGTTAATATCGTTTTAGATTTTATCTTTATTTTAGGATTTAAAATGGGTGTTGAAGGGGCTGGATTTGCAACAG
This DNA window, taken from Latilactobacillus sakei, encodes the following:
- a CDS encoding PqqD family protein — its product is MRKQKAEVDLNQLIFAKVPEVKFQLKAGQVTIIRPQDHWIQRFFRRLHVKIPAESKLTLDDYGSFVFRHVNGQRSVYQIGQALAAEYDETNDYLYERLLVYLNHLEQTEHLIKRVTD
- a CDS encoding dipeptidase, which encodes MTDRIELSACTSMMVGKNASIDGSTMISRNEDRFYAIHPKRFFVQPAVHNRHETYVSKYNGLTMPLPEEGYRYTSTPNGDLSDGLNEEDGINEKNVALSATESVYANERVLAYDPLIKNGLAEDSMCSLVLPYINSAREGVKLMGDIVTKYGSAEGNGVQYSDENEVWYQEIVTGHHWVAVKIPDDCYAVAANQVAIENIDFNDPDNYMWSDGIQEFVSENHLNPSDTEWNFRKIFGTDTEKDRHYNTPRVWYAQRYLNPEIKQEPESSDLPFIRKANRKLSVEDVQYVLKSHYNETEYDPLGNGTEEQKTTYRAISLSRTQNSHICQIRNNVPDAVKGVQWLGFGVPTFCPHVPFFTNANDTDETYRELPEKMTLKNAYWLHEALAMVVESHYGAFKQADIDYQKALSEWARTKIAATDKAIENQTDAVAFLTAQNHEIATHYNEATTDLLAQLVTEGTQLSKLTFVMDKNL
- a CDS encoding YitT family protein, which gives rise to MTDLKMSSKRIVVAMIYGFLAAVSVNLFLIPAKTYSSGVTGVAQLLTAFVAHLGGSLSVAALVFILNVPLLVLAWFKINHQYAIFSIVAVFTSVIFLKIIPVPVQPIITERFAGALFGGALIGLGVGLCFRAGFSTGGTDVIVTLVGRLTGKRVGAVNNVINGMIILAAGIFFGWGAALYSIVEIFVSSLLMDYIYTQQQKVTVTIFTKQPEALKKRMREFIHGATELDGTGLYTNQETSVIMTVVSKYDLTALKLVVQDADPNAFVNIQSTMNLWGRFESNE
- a CDS encoding DUF2187 domain-containing protein yields the protein MDKENLNIGDIVTGKVNEDLESAFTGTVEKVYENSALVTITDFDAVDKANVSELNNKIVVNLKQLKAAKTK
- a CDS encoding Cof-type HAD-IIB family hydrolase, with translation MEPYLVFSDIDGTLVIDHQIVTPFTKRVIRELQQRDVIFYIATGRMYNLGKVIARQINDDARIIASNGAVFENEQGSVQHHLGHAALKAAYEITQSNPRLSAHFFTTDAAYYTREIPRFVARDAGNLTSMGAEIAYDSVNDLDTLLAMSNQIINGIIVAKGEPALLASVKQYLAEQDVMNLSSSGPDNIELIPKGIDKATAIRQIQTLHGIDADHTFVFGDGQNDLGMLQAAKYSVAMGNALPEVKAVANYVTESNVNDGVAKFLQKHFELSLSDSEVGL
- a CDS encoding ATP-dependent DNA helicase is translated as MLQEDTQQQEQARVDLTVDQVNQRLTVINQQLDNAYNETKDIEQRYGDTTKVNITEVDDRMETNAAVQQQKQLVAAAVENEKLLTTQQKRLTDLVDSPYFGRIDINEDGEEESLYIGTATFINEQDQFLVYDWRAPIASIYYNGTLGTVSYDTPNGPVKVDLTLKRQFKIKNGQIEHLFDTNETVGDELLQAVLGQQSDEYMQNIVATIQKEQNDIIRDTTADLLIVQGVAGSGKTSAVLQRIAFLLYHSRSHLEADQMVLFSPNRLFSHYISEVLPSLGEKNMRQVTMAEFLSHRFSGLQVETLFDRFEKDQTSFPEMTQAMRRFKESAPFMQQIADYVKQVSTQPLAFNDLYFEDRPFFTKAQINKIYLDLPHNMRPGDKFIATKNTLIKRLKRQINLEVHLDWVAEKIDTLSDDDYRAIVGDREFDSGDLEQAFIAREIVQNYFADLYDAIYNDYFLDVYTEYQNFLRTACPATIPVAVWEAMIETVAQNNERHLVGLSDAAPILYLRDLLTDSGQNHSIQYLFVDEMQDYSIAQFVYLQHAFPNAKFTVLGDYAQDVFTATYQAGNFIERLCAAFPKLKTNQISLTKSYRATAPITNFAKALLPKETALQAFSRDGRLPRVITATKEASLNALTQEIFHLQKRHATIAILTKDQQTARQLFASLTPDDQVTLISETTRSLPKGVLVLPLYLAKGLEFDAVIGYDISATTFGQSSDVDLLYTLMTRAMHDLTLLGIGTLSPLITSLDPQYYQNITTTKETIA
- the trpS gene encoding tryptophan--tRNA ligase, with amino-acid sequence MAKKIILTGDRPTGKLHIGHYIGSLRNRVAMQDSGEYETFIMIADQQALTDNARDPEKIRNSLFQVALDYLSVGIDPAKTTVFVQSQIPALSELTMHYLNLVTVSRLQRNPTVKAEIQQKNFEQSIPAGFLIYPVSQAADITAFKATTVPVGDDQEPMLEQTREIVRTFNNVYGQEILVEPEGVFPPKGEGRLPGLDGNAKMSKSLGNAIYLSDDAETLEKKVMSMYTDPLHIKVTDPGHIEGNTVFTYLDAFDDDHEKVAELKAQYQAGGLGDVKIKRYLNEVLQAKFAPIRERRAEFEKNPAAVYKMLEEGSKKANAVAEQTLKEVRDAMGINYFN